One window from the genome of [Clostridium] celerecrescens 18A encodes:
- a CDS encoding DUF3298 and DUF4163 domain-containing protein, protein MQIISKKTLTDIMRYNGITVFTYAIHYPQFTSSCSSTAAQSINRFYEFRSRQSEIYCRTVLYPQAVDQARYVQKNQFPFNSYQFLSVFQTTYNKNCITSLYTDQYMYLGGAHGNTTRDSQTWDFNTGKQLSLEDFFPNNPQFTEYIFKGIQQQIEEQMKTAPSQYFDDYASLLRGNFNINGFFIKPSGIVIYYQQYDIAPYVRGIPEFVFPFQEGSPNA, encoded by the coding sequence ATGCAGATAATCTCTAAAAAAACGCTGACGGATATCATGCGATACAATGGGATCACCGTGTTTACCTATGCGATCCATTATCCCCAGTTTACCTCCTCATGCAGTTCCACCGCAGCACAGAGTATTAATAGATTCTACGAATTCCGGTCGAGACAGTCTGAGATCTACTGCCGAACCGTGCTGTATCCTCAGGCTGTAGATCAGGCAAGGTACGTACAAAAAAATCAGTTTCCATTTAATAGCTATCAATTTTTATCAGTTTTTCAGACCACATATAACAAGAACTGCATCACCAGCCTTTATACCGATCAATATATGTATCTCGGTGGAGCCCATGGAAATACAACCCGGGATTCCCAAACCTGGGACTTTAATACCGGAAAACAGCTGAGCCTCGAGGACTTTTTCCCTAACAATCCCCAATTTACAGAATATATTTTTAAAGGGATACAACAGCAGATAGAAGAACAGATGAAAACGGCCCCCTCGCAATATTTTGATGACTATGCATCTCTTCTGCGGGGTAACTTTAACATCAATGGATTCTTTATTAAGCCATCGGGGATTGTCATCTACTATCAGCAGTATGATATCGCTCCCTACGTTAGAGGAATCCCGGAATTTGTCTTTCCATTTCAAGAAGGCTCACCCAATGCCTGA
- a CDS encoding sensor histidine kinase, producing MLWQLIIMAVISFSVIVVIYMMVWKGKVGNLLVKFFQRVLHMTQEEAFTTYHYVFRYNFGLFFLGAALIVFFLLLFIFLQRFTRYFDIINRGIDALVSEQDEFIQLVPEMAAIEEKLNTVRKTLSDRADRAQEAEQRKSDLIMYLAHDIRTPLTSVIGYLSLLDEAQDMPLEQRAKYVHITLEKAYRLENLVNEFFEITRYNSQQIKLEKQVVDLYYMLIQMADEFYPVLTPKGNSIAVHADENLTAYGDPTQLARVFNNILKNAVAYSNPNSEISISAGVRNHQVVITFRNQGTTIPAEELSSIFEKFYRLDKARASNTGGAGLGLAIAKEIITMHEGTIMADSKDGITAFTVSLPVPN from the coding sequence ATGCTTTGGCAGCTGATTATTATGGCTGTTATATCATTTTCAGTGATTGTAGTCATCTATATGATGGTTTGGAAAGGCAAAGTAGGCAACCTGCTGGTAAAATTTTTCCAAAGGGTCTTACACATGACGCAGGAAGAAGCATTTACCACCTATCACTATGTGTTCCGCTATAACTTTGGACTATTTTTCCTCGGTGCTGCGCTTATCGTATTTTTCTTGTTGCTGTTCATTTTTCTCCAGCGGTTCACCCGCTATTTTGATATAATCAATCGTGGGATTGATGCTCTTGTATCTGAACAGGATGAGTTCATTCAACTCGTTCCTGAAATGGCCGCCATTGAGGAGAAGCTGAACACTGTCCGCAAAACTTTGTCTGACCGTGCGGACCGTGCACAGGAAGCAGAGCAGAGGAAAAGCGACCTCATCATGTATCTGGCCCACGATATACGGACACCGCTCACTTCCGTGATTGGTTATCTAAGCCTGTTGGACGAGGCCCAGGACATGCCGTTGGAGCAGAGGGCAAAATATGTCCATATTACATTGGAGAAAGCATACCGGCTGGAAAATCTGGTAAATGAGTTCTTTGAGATCACCCGCTATAACTCGCAGCAGATCAAGCTTGAAAAACAAGTAGTTGATTTATACTATATGCTGATTCAAATGGCGGACGAATTTTATCCGGTTCTCACTCCTAAGGGAAATTCCATTGCGGTCCATGCGGATGAAAACCTGACCGCTTATGGAGATCCCACACAGTTGGCGCGTGTGTTCAATAACATTCTGAAAAACGCGGTGGCGTACAGCAATCCCAATTCGGAAATTTCCATTTCCGCCGGTGTAAGGAATCATCAGGTGGTGATTACGTTTCGAAATCAGGGAACCACAATCCCTGCGGAAGAGTTATCCTCTATTTTCGAGAAATTTTACCGACTGGACAAAGCGCGTGCCTCGAATACGGGTGGAGCTGGTTTGGGATTGGCTATTGCAAAGGAAATCATAACTATGCACGAGGGAACGATAATGGCGGACAGCAAAGACGGTATCACGGCCTTTACGGTATCTCTTCCGGTTCCGAATTAG
- a CDS encoding YbhB/YbcL family Raf kinase inhibitor-like protein, whose product MKNQLTVTSPAFKNKAIIPIQYTGRGADISPELHLSSINENAKSVAIIMDDMGHPIPAYNHWVIWNIPVMETIPPNIPHGPRIEELNGATQGRGYGRNRYRGPKPPFNWSHLYQFNVYVLDCLLDLPSKSRKRDLLAAMQGHILQEGCLTGRFR is encoded by the coding sequence ATGAAAAACCAACTAACAGTAACCAGTCCGGCTTTCAAGAACAAAGCCATAATACCGATTCAATACACAGGACGCGGAGCGGATATTTCTCCAGAGCTGCATCTGTCATCCATCAATGAAAACGCCAAGTCCGTGGCTATCATAATGGATGATATGGGACACCCCATTCCCGCATATAATCATTGGGTCATTTGGAATATTCCCGTCATGGAGACAATCCCCCCAAATATCCCTCATGGACCCCGTATTGAAGAACTTAATGGAGCGACTCAGGGACGTGGATACGGAAGAAACAGATACCGGGGGCCAAAACCGCCGTTCAACTGGTCTCACCTTTATCAGTTCAATGTATATGTATTGGATTGCTTGTTGGATCTTCCAAGTAAATCCAGAAAGCGGGATTTATTGGCTGCTATGCAAGGGCATATTTTACAGGAGGGCTGTTTAACAGGAAGATTTCGGTAA
- a CDS encoding carboxymuconolactone decarboxylase family protein translates to MKVSPAFQAFAKEAPEVQEAWMEMVQTLDGASALDKKTKELAYLAVMAAVGLESGLPFHVKMAKSKGATREEIIGSILVGLPAVGNGIVKSLPIALEAFDEEA, encoded by the coding sequence ATGAAGGTTAGCCCGGCATTCCAGGCATTTGCAAAAGAAGCTCCTGAGGTACAAGAGGCTTGGATGGAAATGGTACAAACATTGGACGGTGCAAGCGCACTGGATAAAAAGACGAAAGAACTTGCCTATCTTGCGGTGATGGCTGCCGTAGGTCTTGAAAGCGGATTGCCGTTCCATGTTAAGATGGCAAAATCCAAAGGAGCAACAAGAGAAGAAATTATCGGCAGTATTCTGGTGGGATTACCCGCTGTTGGGAATGGAATTGTTAAGTCCTTGCCTATAGCTTTAGAGGCATTTGATGAGGAAGCGTGA
- a CDS encoding zinc ribbon domain-containing protein, whose translation MKVCIACGMPMTDASEFACGDTTKDYCVHCARPDGSMQSFEEKKAGMTNFIIKTQGFDEKAAAQMAESSMRKLPAWKGYFNS comes from the coding sequence ATGAAAGTTTGTATAGCTTGCGGTATGCCAATGACAGATGCTTCTGAATTTGCCTGCGGTGACACAACGAAAGATTATTGCGTACACTGCGCCCGGCCTGACGGCTCCATGCAGTCGTTTGAAGAAAAGAAGGCAGGTATGACTAACTTTATCATCAAGACACAGGGGTTCGATGAAAAGGCTGCGGCCCAAATGGCTGAAAGCAGCATGAGAAAGCTTCCGGCATGGAAGGGATATTTCAATAGTTAG
- a CDS encoding glycoside hydrolase family 1 protein — MKQNANYGFPEGFLWGGATAANQIEGAYKEAGKGMSTSDYAAYKDPYATGEVNNFTFNVTSKELDEYRANEEKYKFPKRWGIDFYHHYAEDIALFAEMGFKVFRFSISWVRIFPTGLETEPNEAGFAFYDKVIAELKKYHIEPLITLSHYEMPIVLSEKYNGWQGRELIDCFVRFASACFKRYKNDVKYWITFNEMNMNLNSLYTGAGSFPDKVDHLEEAAYQASHYQFVASSLAVKAGREIMPDAKIGCMINRIESYAKTCKPEDQLQALKADQINLFYPEVQARGEYPSYMSRYFNEKNIKLETEPEDFQIIRDYTVDFIAFSYYMTHVTEDRPDANELAGKLDSPIKNPYLKLTEWGWPIDPIGLRITLNKMYDRYKKPLFLVENGLGARDKVEADGSIHDDYRIDYIREHVKQMKEAVTDGVNLMGYTTWGCIDLISCGTSEMTKRYGFIYVDQDDEGNGTLNRSRKDSFHWYKKVIETNGEEL; from the coding sequence ATGAAACAGAATGCAAACTACGGATTTCCAGAAGGTTTTTTATGGGGCGGGGCAACCGCTGCCAATCAGATCGAGGGAGCCTATAAAGAGGCTGGTAAAGGAATGTCCACATCGGACTATGCAGCCTATAAAGATCCCTATGCAACAGGAGAAGTAAATAATTTTACTTTCAATGTCACCTCAAAGGAACTGGATGAGTACCGGGCCAATGAGGAAAAATATAAATTTCCCAAGCGCTGGGGAATCGATTTCTACCATCATTATGCGGAGGATATAGCATTGTTTGCGGAAATGGGATTTAAGGTGTTCCGGTTCTCCATTTCCTGGGTGAGAATTTTTCCTACGGGTTTGGAAACCGAGCCGAATGAAGCCGGATTTGCTTTTTACGATAAGGTGATCGCTGAGCTGAAAAAGTATCACATAGAGCCCCTTATTACATTGTCCCATTATGAAATGCCCATAGTATTGTCAGAAAAATATAACGGCTGGCAGGGCCGGGAGCTGATTGATTGTTTTGTCCGGTTTGCATCCGCATGTTTCAAACGATACAAGAATGACGTGAAATACTGGATCACATTTAACGAAATGAATATGAACTTAAACAGCCTGTACACCGGGGCAGGCAGCTTCCCCGACAAAGTAGATCACTTAGAAGAGGCGGCATACCAGGCATCTCATTACCAGTTTGTGGCCAGTTCCCTGGCGGTGAAGGCGGGAAGAGAAATCATGCCTGATGCAAAAATCGGCTGTATGATCAACCGGATTGAGTCCTATGCAAAAACCTGCAAGCCGGAGGACCAGCTGCAGGCTTTAAAGGCTGATCAGATCAACCTCTTTTATCCGGAGGTACAGGCAAGAGGAGAATATCCTTCCTACATGTCACGGTATTTCAATGAAAAGAACATAAAACTGGAAACAGAACCGGAAGATTTTCAAATCATCAGGGATTATACGGTGGATTTCATCGCGTTCAGCTATTACATGACCCACGTTACCGAGGACAGGCCGGATGCAAATGAACTTGCTGGAAAACTGGACAGCCCGATCAAGAATCCTTACTTAAAGCTGACAGAATGGGGGTGGCCCATTGACCCCATCGGGCTGCGTATAACACTGAACAAAATGTACGACCGTTATAAAAAGCCACTGTTCCTGGTTGAAAATGGACTGGGAGCAAGGGACAAGGTGGAGGCGGATGGAAGCATTCATGATGATTACCGGATCGACTATATTCGCGAGCACGTAAAGCAGATGAAGGAGGCAGTAACAGACGGCGTGAATTTAATGGGTTATACGACCTGGGGCTGCATTGATTTAATCAGCTGCGGAACATCGGAAATGACGAAACGCTATGGCTTCATCTATGTGGATCAGGATGATGAAGGAAATGGAACGTTAAACAGATCCAGAAAGGATTCTTTCCATTGGTATAAAAAGGTGATAGAAACCAACGGAGAAGAATTGTAA
- a CDS encoding M15 family metallopeptidase, translating to MAAVIGLLWYCINGLNLKEVSPEPILSVGTGSLDISSDVIEKNDTDETLWSLILVNRWNAIPEDYDVDLTELSNGQTVDTRIYPSLQNMFDAARADGVYPVVVSGYRTAEKQQSLMEEKIAAYKAEGYSASKAKAEAETWVAVPGTSEHQLGIAVDINADGVKSSGGEVYKWLKKNGFRYGFILRYPPDKIEITGVSNEPWHYRYVGIKAATDMQDQNLCLEEYLKEKN from the coding sequence ATGGCAGCAGTCATCGGCCTGCTTTGGTACTGCATCAATGGTTTAAACTTGAAGGAAGTTTCGCCTGAACCCATTTTATCCGTTGGGACGGGCAGTCTCGACATCAGTTCAGACGTCATTGAAAAAAATGATACCGATGAGACTTTGTGGAGCCTGATTTTAGTCAATCGCTGGAATGCGATTCCAGAGGATTACGACGTGGATTTGACCGAATTATCGAATGGACAAACTGTTGATACACGGATATACCCGTCACTTCAGAACATGTTTGATGCAGCAAGGGCTGACGGTGTATATCCCGTGGTCGTTTCAGGATACCGAACGGCTGAGAAACAACAAAGCCTGATGGAAGAAAAAATTGCCGCATATAAAGCGGAAGGATATTCCGCTTCCAAGGCAAAAGCCGAAGCGGAAACGTGGGTCGCCGTTCCCGGTACAAGCGAACATCAATTGGGAATTGCAGTGGATATCAATGCAGATGGGGTTAAATCAAGCGGAGGTGAAGTTTATAAATGGCTGAAAAAAAACGGTTTCCGTTATGGATTTATCCTCCGCTATCCGCCGGATAAAATAGAAATCACTGGTGTCAGCAATGAGCCGTGGCATTATCGCTATGTAGGAATTAAAGCTGCCACCGATATGCAAGATCAAAACCTCTGCCTTGAGGAATATTTGAAAGAAAAAAATTGA
- the vanR gene encoding VanR-ABDEGLN family response regulator transcription factor, with the protein MQEKILVVDDEHEITDLVELYLQNENYSVFKFYTAKEALACIETTELDIAILDIMLPDMSGFALCQKIREMHAYPIIMLTAKDQEIDKITGLTLGADDYITKPFRPLELVARVKAQLRRYKKYNSAQANTTEDSIIVHSGLVLNSSTHECLLNEKPLDLTPTEFYILRILLERKGKVVSAEELFREIWKDEYYTKSNNTITVHIRHLREKMGDTVENPQYIKTIWGVGYKIEL; encoded by the coding sequence ATGCAGGAAAAAATACTTGTCGTAGATGACGAGCACGAGATTACAGATTTGGTAGAACTCTATTTACAAAATGAAAATTATTCGGTATTTAAGTTTTATACTGCAAAAGAGGCTCTTGCTTGCATTGAGACTACAGAGCTTGATATTGCTATTTTGGACATCATGCTGCCGGATATGAGCGGTTTTGCACTCTGCCAGAAGATTAGGGAGATGCATGCCTACCCTATCATCATGCTGACAGCCAAGGACCAGGAGATTGATAAGATTACCGGGCTTACCCTGGGAGCCGATGATTATATTACAAAACCATTTCGTCCGTTGGAGCTGGTAGCGCGGGTAAAGGCTCAGCTTCGGCGCTATAAAAAGTATAATTCAGCTCAGGCAAATACAACCGAAGATAGTATTATCGTGCATTCCGGCTTGGTATTGAACAGCAGTACCCATGAATGCCTTTTGAATGAAAAACCACTGGACCTTACGCCCACCGAGTTTTACATTCTTCGTATTCTTTTAGAACGTAAAGGAAAAGTGGTCAGCGCGGAAGAACTTTTCCGCGAAATCTGGAAAGACGAGTATTATACGAAAAGCAATAACACCATTACCGTCCATATCCGCCATTTACGGGAAAAAATGGGGGATACTGTGGAGAATCCGCAATATATTAAGACAATCTGGGGAGTGGGGTATAAAATTGAACTATAA
- a CDS encoding TetR/AcrR family transcriptional regulator, whose translation MKSKRQLQKENTRKKILETAYQIYSEQGFSATTAVIAKETGVSHGTIFVHFSSLDELLCCLIQNFGDALGSEIHRLAETKDTIEELLKAHLDILARHEKFYIRLIAERSLLPEEAKLTFSNIQSIVAYHFNKVLERENNTCKDIPVHLLFNTWMGLIHYYLLNKDLFSPDTPILERYGSELTETFLKLIRK comes from the coding sequence TTGAAATCAAAAAGGCAATTGCAAAAAGAAAATACTCGAAAAAAGATACTGGAAACAGCATATCAGATTTATTCCGAACAAGGCTTCTCAGCTACAACGGCTGTTATTGCTAAGGAAACGGGCGTATCTCACGGCACAATATTCGTCCATTTCTCATCACTGGATGAACTGCTTTGCTGTCTGATACAGAATTTCGGTGATGCTTTAGGATCGGAGATACACCGTCTGGCAGAAACAAAAGATACTATTGAGGAGTTGCTGAAAGCTCATTTAGATATTTTAGCCAGACATGAAAAGTTTTATATCCGATTGATTGCTGAAAGGAGTTTATTGCCGGAGGAGGCAAAGTTAACATTTTCAAATATTCAATCCATTGTTGCCTACCATTTTAACAAGGTATTAGAGCGGGAAAACAATACGTGTAAGGACATCCCTGTTCATCTGTTATTTAATACATGGATGGGTCTTATTCATTATTATTTGTTAAACAAAGACTTGTTTTCGCCGGATACGCCAATATTAGAGCGGTATGGCTCAGAACTTACGGAAACTTTTTTAAAATTGATTAGAAAATAA
- a CDS encoding beta-glucoside-specific PTS transporter subunit IIABC, with product MEHLKLAQEIIQYCGGKDNITQAWNCITRLRFHLKDREKADVKAIQALNGVLGAQFQGDQFQVIIGNEVLKVFEGVKKELGDLIVSSEEKTKKVKKRGNPINALFGVISGIFNPILPAITGAGIIKGILALLIFLKMLNPESDNYFVLDMISNATYYFLPFLVAFSAGKKFGVNEHLSATLAGVIMYPAFVNLSGQGISTVKFVFLNIPVMDYNSTVIPIILGVLLLSIVYKFIDRYVPSFLKMIVTPVASLLITAPVVLVFIAPLGSYVGKYVAAFFISLFGVAGPVAGLLMGGLMSVIVITGMHYAFFPSTFDGLGGVGYDILLLPMSIVSNMGQCGAVLGAAFKIKDKKMKTIAFSSALSALFGITEPAIYGVNLKYKKPFYAALTGGAVGGAIYGIFHVKAYAFSIPGITALPTYLKEGELNNFIWACIGVAASFFTAFIITMILPLEGKEKAEDKAKGVDKISQDHEGQMVKIPVAAPMTGKAVGLAQVPDKMFAEGILGKGIAIIPEEGIVKAPFQGQVKMIAPTKHAIGLISDRGVNVVIHIGIDTVNLQGKGFEVLVKEDQWVEKGEPLMKVDLDFVKENHLNPITPIIVTNSDEYVNVLDIPMDLAQAGTSEVLIVFQ from the coding sequence ATGGAACATTTAAAGTTAGCTCAGGAAATTATCCAGTATTGTGGTGGAAAGGATAATATCACCCAGGCCTGGAACTGCATTACCAGACTGCGTTTTCACTTAAAGGACAGGGAAAAGGCGGATGTGAAGGCCATACAGGCTTTAAACGGTGTCTTAGGAGCCCAGTTTCAGGGGGACCAGTTTCAGGTGATCATCGGCAATGAAGTATTAAAGGTATTTGAAGGGGTTAAGAAAGAACTTGGTGATCTTATTGTTTCTTCGGAAGAAAAGACGAAGAAGGTTAAAAAAAGGGGAAATCCGATCAACGCCCTGTTCGGTGTGATCTCAGGTATTTTCAATCCCATTTTACCTGCAATAACAGGAGCCGGAATTATAAAAGGGATCCTGGCATTGCTGATATTTCTTAAAATGCTGAATCCGGAATCAGACAATTATTTTGTATTAGATATGATCTCCAATGCCACCTATTACTTCCTTCCATTTCTGGTTGCTTTTTCAGCGGGAAAGAAATTCGGAGTGAATGAACATTTGTCTGCGACTCTTGCCGGAGTCATCATGTATCCTGCATTTGTTAATTTAAGCGGGCAGGGGATCAGTACGGTGAAATTCGTTTTTCTGAATATTCCCGTGATGGATTACAATTCCACGGTAATCCCAATTATTTTGGGTGTCCTTTTACTGAGTATCGTTTATAAATTTATAGACCGTTATGTACCGAGTTTTTTAAAAATGATTGTGACGCCAGTAGCTTCCCTTCTGATTACAGCCCCTGTGGTTCTTGTATTCATCGCTCCTCTGGGAAGTTATGTGGGCAAATATGTGGCAGCCTTTTTCATATCCCTGTTTGGGGTAGCTGGTCCTGTGGCCGGATTACTGATGGGAGGGCTTATGTCGGTCATTGTAATAACCGGCATGCATTATGCATTTTTTCCGTCCACCTTTGACGGGCTGGGCGGCGTTGGCTACGATATTTTACTGCTTCCCATGAGTATTGTAAGCAATATGGGCCAGTGCGGCGCTGTTCTTGGGGCTGCATTTAAAATAAAAGATAAGAAGATGAAAACCATAGCATTTTCCAGTGCGCTTTCCGCTCTGTTTGGCATCACGGAACCTGCCATATATGGGGTGAACTTAAAGTATAAAAAACCCTTCTATGCCGCATTGACAGGAGGGGCGGTGGGCGGAGCTATTTACGGAATTTTTCATGTTAAGGCTTATGCGTTCAGCATTCCGGGAATTACCGCTTTGCCTACTTATTTGAAAGAAGGGGAGTTAAACAACTTTATCTGGGCATGTATCGGTGTTGCTGCTTCATTTTTTACTGCTTTTATCATAACGATGATTCTTCCTCTGGAAGGAAAGGAAAAGGCAGAGGATAAGGCAAAGGGGGTTGATAAAATCTCCCAGGATCATGAAGGGCAGATGGTAAAAATACCGGTTGCTGCACCCATGACTGGAAAGGCGGTAGGACTTGCTCAGGTTCCTGATAAAATGTTTGCGGAAGGTATCCTTGGCAAAGGGATCGCAATCATACCGGAAGAAGGGATAGTGAAAGCACCCTTTCAGGGACAGGTAAAAATGATTGCACCTACAAAGCATGCCATCGGTCTGATCTCTGACCGGGGGGTTAACGTAGTAATCCATATCGGGATTGATACGGTGAATCTCCAGGGAAAGGGCTTTGAAGTCCTCGTAAAAGAAGATCAGTGGGTAGAGAAGGGAGAGCCTTTGATGAAGGTGGACTTAGATTTCGTTAAGGAGAACCATTTAAATCCCATCACTCCTATAATTGTAACAAACTCAGACGAATATGTGAATGTGCTGGATATCCCTATGGATCTGGCACAGGCGGGAACCAGTGAGGTCCTTATCGTATTCCAGTAA
- the licT gene encoding BglG family transcription antiterminator LicT, with protein sequence MFEYVKSLNNNIVLAYDENHNEVVLFGTGIGFNRKRGDMVSESSVSKLFINDSNKRLASMVQNLSEDIVSVTEEIIQYGSRILEKQLHASIMIILADHLYFAIERAKKNQNVDNPLQWEVPHLYPREYEIGGKGVKLIEERLKVKLPPQEASFIALHFVNAQFESQDMSDTLKITEIISRILDIVSYHFQLLLDENSLYYSRFIVHLRYFIIRQETHMKDTIGLNDEDLLETVKIRYKKSYQCAVKIAKYLFDAYAWDVSNDEIIYLLLHIERITNATNK encoded by the coding sequence ATGTTCGAGTATGTTAAATCACTGAATAATAACATTGTTCTTGCCTACGACGAGAATCATAACGAAGTCGTGCTGTTTGGAACCGGGATCGGTTTCAATCGGAAGAGGGGAGATATGGTTTCAGAATCTTCTGTCAGTAAGCTTTTTATTAATGACAGCAATAAACGGCTGGCTTCCATGGTTCAGAACCTGTCGGAAGACATTGTTTCCGTTACGGAAGAAATCATACAGTATGGCTCCAGGATATTGGAAAAACAGCTTCATGCCTCTATCATGATCATACTTGCCGATCATCTGTATTTTGCTATTGAGCGGGCGAAGAAAAATCAGAATGTGGACAATCCGCTGCAATGGGAAGTCCCCCACCTTTATCCAAGGGAGTATGAAATCGGAGGAAAGGGGGTGAAATTGATTGAGGAACGTCTTAAGGTAAAGTTGCCGCCTCAGGAGGCATCCTTTATAGCACTTCATTTTGTAAATGCACAATTTGAAAGTCAGGATATGAGTGATACCTTAAAGATTACAGAGATTATCAGCCGGATCCTGGATATTGTCAGCTACCATTTTCAATTGTTATTGGATGAAAATTCCTTATACTACTCCAGGTTTATCGTGCATCTGCGGTATTTTATCATACGGCAGGAAACTCATATGAAAGACACCATAGGATTAAACGACGAAGATTTATTGGAAACGGTAAAAATCCGTTATAAAAAAAGCTACCAATGCGCCGTTAAGATTGCAAAATATCTGTTTGATGCCTATGCCTGGGACGTTTCCAACGATGAAATCATTTATTTACTGCTTCATATCGAAAGAATAACAAATGCAACAAACAAATAA